One Intestinimonas butyriciproducens genomic window, GGGACGGGAGCCGGCTCTGGCCTCCTGGAGGGCGGCACAGGCACGGGGGTAGAGGACGGCGGCCCAGCGGTTTTTCCAGAGCTCTCCCAGATGCCGGTAATACTGTTCCATCCGGCGGTCTGGACGCCTTTCCTCAACCGGAAGGGGCAGAGCTTGGGAGAGGGAGAGCACCGGCTCCCCCTCATGCTCCAACGTCTGCGTCCAATGCTGTGATTTCCACATAACTTAACCACCTCGTTTCTATCCTATGTTGCGCGTAGAAAGTGGTGAAAATCTGGAAATCATCCTTTACTTTCATACTTCACAGTGGTAAAATAGAAGCGGCTCGATGCCAAGGATAATGAAAGAGGTGTCTTCCCAATTATGACGAAAAAAGCCGATAAGGAGCATGGCGACCTGCTTTACGAGAGCATCCTGACCCTAAAGGATCTGGACGAGTGCAAGAAATTTTTTGAAGATCTCTGCACGGTGGCGGAGCTGAGGGCCATGGAGCAGCGGTTTGAGGTGGCGCTCCTCCTCAGCGATGGGATGATCTACAATGATATTCTGGAACGCACCGGGGCCAGCAGCGCCACCATCAGCCGAGTCAACCGCTCGCTGAACTACGGCGCGGACGGCTACAAGAATGTACTGCCCCGCGCCAAGGAGATCCGGAAGAGGTATGAACAGGAGGACGAATGAGCAGCTATGAGGCCCTGGCGGCCCGGTACGATGCCCTTACCGCTGACGTGGACCATCGTCGGTGGGCGGATTATATCGAAAAGCAATTCCAGAAATGCCCCATTCCCATTCATACCGTGCTGGATTTGGCCTGTGGGACAGGGGAGATGACATGTCTGCTGGCGGAACGGGGTTACGAGATGATCGGCGTGGATCAATCTCAGGATATGCTGGCCGTGGCTGCGGAAAAGGGCCGACAGGTAAGGGGAGAAGCCCCGATCTTTCTCCAGCAGCCCATGCAGGAGTTGGATCTGTACGGCACCATCGACGCCTGTATCTGCTGTCTGGACAGCGTCAACTATGTAACC contains:
- a CDS encoding YerC/YecD family TrpR-related protein, which produces MTKKADKEHGDLLYESILTLKDLDECKKFFEDLCTVAELRAMEQRFEVALLLSDGMIYNDILERTGASSATISRVNRSLNYGADGYKNVLPRAKEIRKRYEQEDE